The sequence below is a genomic window from Vibrio spartinae.
TATCACAGAAAAACCACTTGAAGTTCGTCAAGGTAAGGGTAAAGGTAACGTTGAGTACTGGGTAGCCCAAATCCAACCTGGTAAGGTTATGTACGAAATGGATGGTGTACCTGAAGAATTGGCACGTGAAGCTTTTGCGCTTGCAGCTGCAAAACTTCCGTTCAAGACTACTTTCGTAACTAAGCAGGTGATGTGATGAAAGCACAAGATCTACGCGAAAAGAACGCTGAAGAGCTGAATGCTGAGCTATTGAATTTGCTACGTGAACAGTTCAACTTGCGTATGCAAGCAGCGACTGGTCAACTACAGCAGACTCATACTCTGAAAGCTGTACGCCGTGATATCGCACGTGTGAAAACTGTTTTGACTGAGAAGGCAGGCGCATAATGAGCGACAAAATTCGTACTCAACTTGGTCGTGTTGTTAGCGACAAGATGGATAAGTCTATCGTTGTTGTTATCGAACGTTTCGTAAAACATCCAATTTACGGTAAGTTTGTTAAACGCACGACTAAAATTCACGCACATGACGAAAACAACGAGTGTGGCCAAGGCGATACCGTTGAAATTTGTGAGTGCCGTCCATTGTCTAAGACTAAGTCTTGGACTTTGGTGAAAGTGGTAGAAAAAGCAAAAGTTTAACTTTTGTTTTTCAATCAAGAAACGGCTCCAATTATTTTTGGAGCCGTTTGTTTTTTGACTACCCAATCTGAAAAAAGGGTGTTACAATTCGCCTCCCTTTTTAAAGGCAGCCCGACCCGAGAGGGTCTAGTTTTAATATTTAGCGGAGCACTAACATGATCCAAATGCAAAGTATGCTGGACGCAGCTGATAACTCAGGCGCTCGCAGCGTAATGTGTATTAAGGTTCTGGGTGGCTCTCACCGTCGTTACGCACATATCGGCGACATCATCAAAGTTACCGTCAAAGAAGCAATTCCACGCGGTAAAGTAAAAAAGGGTGATGTCCTGAAGGCGGTGGTAGTTCGCACCCGTAAAGGCGTACGTCGTCCAGACGGTTCTGTCATTCGCTTCGACCGTAACGCTTGTGTATTGTTGAATAACAATACTGAGCAACCAGTCGGTACACGTATCTTTGGTCCAGTGACTCGTGAGCTTCGTAATGCGAAGTTTATGAAGATTGTTTCACTGGCTCCAGAAGTATTGTAAGGGAGCACTGAGATGGCAGCTAAAATCCGTCGTAATGACGAAATCGTTGTTCTTGCCGGTAAAGACAAAGGCAAGAAAGGTAAAGTAACTAAGGTTCTTGGAACTGGTAAAGTTATTGTTGAAGGCATCAACCTTGTGAAAAAACACCAGAAGCCTGTACCGGCTATGGGTGTTCAAGGTGGAATCGTTGAACAAGAAGCAGCAATCGAAGCTTCTAACGTTGCAATCTTCAATGCAGCTACTGGTAAAGCGGACCGTGTCGGTTTCCGTTTTGAAGACGGCAAGAAAGTCCGTTTCTTCAAATCTAACGGTGAAACCATTTCTAACTAATAGACGTAATTTGGAGTTCTACTATGGCGAAACTGCATGATTACTACAAGTCGTCTGTAGTCGCTGAACTGGCCAAACAGTTCGGTTACACAAGCGTCATGCAAGTCCCTAGGATTGATAAAATCACCCTAAATATGGGCGTTGGTGAAGCTATCAACGATAAGAAACTGCTTGAGAATGCAGCATCTGACATGGCGGCCATTTCTGGTCAAAAGCCTCTTGTCACAAAAGCTCGCAAATCTGTTGCAGGTTTCAAAATCCGTGAAGGCTACCCAATTGGTTGTAAAGTAACCTTGCGTGGCGAACGTATGTGGGATTTTTTGGAGCGTTTGATTTCTATCGCTCTACCACGTGTACGTGACTTCCGTGGTGTTAGCGCGAAATCTTTTGATGGTCGCGGTAACTACAGCATGGGCGTTCGCGAGCAAATCATCTTCCCGGAAATCGACTACGATAAAGTCGACCGTGTTCGTGGTCTTGATGTAACAATCACGACTAGTGCGTCCACTGATGAGGAAGGCCGTGCTCTGCTGGCTGCCTTTAACTTCCCATTCCGCAAGTAAGGTGAAGGGTTACTGTTATGGCTAAACAATCAATGAAAGCACGTGAAGTAAAACGTGCAAAGCTTGTCGCTCAGTATGCTGAAAAGCGTGCTGCGTTAAAAGCTACTATCAGCGACGTAAACGTATCTGAAGAAGAACGTTGGGATGCTGTTCTGAAACTTCAAACACTTCCTCGTGATTCAAGTGCATCACGTCAGCGTAACCGTTGTAACCAAACTGGTCGTCCACATGGTTACCTACGTAAGTTCGGTTTAAGCCGTATTAAAGTTCGTGAAGCTTGCATGAAAGGCGAGATTCCTGGACTTCGTAAGGCTAGCTGGTAATTGCCACTTAATCATTTGGAGTAAAGTTTATGAGCATGCAAGATCCGATTTCGGATATGCTGACCCGTATTCGTAACGGTCAGGCAGCAAACAAAGTTGCTGTAAAAATGCCTTCTTCAAAGCTGAAAGTTGCAATTGCTGCACTTCTGAAAGCTGAAGGTTATGTCGAAGATTTCGCTGTTGAAGGCGATGTAAAACCTGAACTGGAAGTTACGCTGAAATATTTTCAAGCGAAACCAGTTATCGAGCAAATCAAACGTGTTTCACGTCCTGGCCTGCGCGTCTATAAAAGAAAAGACGAGCTGCCATCTGTGATGGGCGGTTTGGGTGTTGCTGTTGTATCCACTTCCAAGGGTCTGATGTCAGACCGTGCTGCCCGTAAAGCAGGTCTTGGTGGTGAAATCATTTGCTACGTAGCTTAATTATAGGAGTAGGATATGTCTCGTGTTGCTAAAGCACCTGTCGCTATTCCAGCTGGCGTAGAGGTGAAATTAAACGGCCAAGAGATCACTGTGAAAGGTGCAAAGGGTGAACTAACTCGCGTGTTGAATAACGCAGTTGTGATTGCTCAAGAAGAAAGTAACCTGACTTTCGGACCTCGTGAAGGTGTTGCGAATGCTTGGGCACAGGCAGGTACTGCTCGTGCACTAGTGAACAACATGGTTGTCGGTGTGACGGAAGGCTTTACGAAGAAGCTTGTACTAAAAGGTGTTGGTTACCGTGCCTCAATGAAAGGCAATGCTGTAGCTCTGACACTGGGCTTCTCTCACCCTGTTGAACATGAATTGCCAGCAGGAATTAAAGCGGAGTGTCCAAGCCAAACTGAAATTACTATCACCGGTTGTGATAAACAACTTGTGGGTCAAGTTACGGCTGATATTCGTGCTTACCGTGAGCCTGAACCTTACAAAGGTAAGGGTGTTCGTTACGCAGATGAAAATGTGCGTACTAAAGAAGCTAAGAAGAAGTAAGGTAACACTATGGATAAGAAAGCATCTCGCATCCGTCGTGCCACTCGTGCACGTCGTAAGATTGCAGAACTGGGTGCCACTCGCCTAGTTGTACACCGTACTCCTCGTCACGTGTACGCGCAGGTTATCGCATCTAATGGCTCTGAGGTTATCGCTGCAGCTTCTACTGTAGAAAAAGCGATCCGTGAGCAATTGAAATTCACTGGAAACATCGAAGCAGCACAAGCGGTAGGTAAAGCTATTGCTGAACGCGCTCTGGAAAAAGGCGTGTCAGAAGTTGCTTTTGATCGTTCCGGTTTCCAATACCACGGTCGAGTAGCAGCGCTAGCAGAATCTGCTCGCGAAGCTGGTCTGAAATTCTAAGGTAGGGTTGGAAGATGGCTAAAGATTTACAACAAGCGAGTGATTTGCAAGAAAAATTAATCGCTGTTAACCGTGTTTCTAAAACGGTTAAAGGTGGTCGGATCATGAGCTTTACTGCACTAACAGTTGTTGGTGATGGTAATGGTCGCGTAGGTTTCGGTTACGGCAAAGCCCGTGAAGTACCTGCTGCGATTCAAAAAGCAATGGAAAAAGCGCGTCGTAACATGATTACAATCGCGCTGAACGAAGGCACACTTTTCCACCCGGTAAAAGGTCGCCACTCGGGCTCTAAAGTTTATATGCAGCAAGCTGCTGAAGGTACGGGTGTTATCGCCGGTGGTGCGATGCGTGCTGTACTTGAAGTTGCAGGTGTACATAACGTTTTGTCAAAAGCGTATGGCTCAACAAACCCAATCAACATCGTTCGTGCAACGATTGATGCTTTGGGTAGCATGAAGTCACCAGAAATGGTTGCAGCTAAACGTGGTCTAACTGTTGAATCGATTTCGGAGTAAGCACCATGGCAACTATTAAAGTAACTCAAACTAAAAGCTCAATTGGTCGCCTACCAAAGCATAAAGCTACTTTGCGTGGTCTAGGCCTTCGTCGTATCAACCACACTGTTGAACTTGAAGATACACCATGTATACGTGGTATGATCAATAAAGTTCAATACATGGTTAAAGTTGAGGAGTAATCAGAATGCGTTTGAATACTCTATCTCCGGCTGCGGGTTCTAAGCCTTCTAAGAAGCGTTTAGGTCGTGGTATCGGATCTGGCCTGGGTAAAACAGGTGGTCGTGGCCACAAAGGTCAAAAATCACGCTCTGGCGGTAAAGTTCGTGCAGGTTTTGAAGGCGGACAAATGCCTTTGAAACAACGCTTGCCAAAATTCGGCTTCACTTCTCGTAAGAGTTTAGTGTCTGCTGAAGTTCGTCTAAGTGAATTAGCGAAAGTAACAAGCGAAGTTGTTGACCTGAACAGCCTGAAGGCAGCAAATGTTGTGACTAAAAACATTGAGAATGTAAAAATCGTTCTTTCTGGTGAGATCAACAAAGTTGTTACAGTGAAAGGTTTACGCGTAACTAAAGGCGCTAAAGCTGCAATCGAAGCTGCAGGCGGAAAAATCGAGGAATAATCTCGAAACGAGGTACAGATGGCTAAGAAACCAGGACAAGATCTTCGTAGTACTCAGAGCGGCTTAAGTGAATTGAAGTCGCGCTTGTTATTCGTATTAGGTGCGCTTCTCGTATTCCGAGCTGGCTCTTTTGTGCCGATTCCTGGTATTGACGCAGCTGTACTAGCCGATTTGTTCGAACAGCAAAAAGGGACCATCGTAGAAATGTTTAACATGTTCTCCGGTGGTGCTCTTTCGCGTGCATCTATATTAGCGCTGGGAATCATGCCATATATTTCGGCATCGATTGTTGTCCAGTTGCTAACTGTAGTTCATCCCGCGTTAGCTGAACTCAAGAAAGAGGGTGAAGCAGGGCGTCGTAAGAT
It includes:
- the rplE gene encoding 50S ribosomal protein L5, translated to MAKLHDYYKSSVVAELAKQFGYTSVMQVPRIDKITLNMGVGEAINDKKLLENAASDMAAISGQKPLVTKARKSVAGFKIREGYPIGCKVTLRGERMWDFLERLISIALPRVRDFRGVSAKSFDGRGNYSMGVREQIIFPEIDYDKVDRVRGLDVTITTSASTDEEGRALLAAFNFPFRK
- the rpsE gene encoding 30S ribosomal protein S5, which encodes MAKDLQQASDLQEKLIAVNRVSKTVKGGRIMSFTALTVVGDGNGRVGFGYGKAREVPAAIQKAMEKARRNMITIALNEGTLFHPVKGRHSGSKVYMQQAAEGTGVIAGGAMRAVLEVAGVHNVLSKAYGSTNPINIVRATIDALGSMKSPEMVAAKRGLTVESISE
- the rplR gene encoding 50S ribosomal protein L18, with translation MDKKASRIRRATRARRKIAELGATRLVVHRTPRHVYAQVIASNGSEVIAAASTVEKAIREQLKFTGNIEAAQAVGKAIAERALEKGVSEVAFDRSGFQYHGRVAALAESAREAGLKF
- the rpmD gene encoding 50S ribosomal protein L30; its protein translation is MATIKVTQTKSSIGRLPKHKATLRGLGLRRINHTVELEDTPCIRGMINKVQYMVKVEE
- the rpsN gene encoding 30S ribosomal protein S14; the encoded protein is MAKQSMKAREVKRAKLVAQYAEKRAALKATISDVNVSEEERWDAVLKLQTLPRDSSASRQRNRCNQTGRPHGYLRKFGLSRIKVREACMKGEIPGLRKASW
- the rpsQ gene encoding 30S ribosomal protein S17; amino-acid sequence: MSDKIRTQLGRVVSDKMDKSIVVVIERFVKHPIYGKFVKRTTKIHAHDENNECGQGDTVEICECRPLSKTKSWTLVKVVEKAKV
- the rplO gene encoding 50S ribosomal protein L15, with amino-acid sequence MRLNTLSPAAGSKPSKKRLGRGIGSGLGKTGGRGHKGQKSRSGGKVRAGFEGGQMPLKQRLPKFGFTSRKSLVSAEVRLSELAKVTSEVVDLNSLKAANVVTKNIENVKIVLSGEINKVVTVKGLRVTKGAKAAIEAAGGKIEE
- the rpsH gene encoding 30S ribosomal protein S8; the protein is MSMQDPISDMLTRIRNGQAANKVAVKMPSSKLKVAIAALLKAEGYVEDFAVEGDVKPELEVTLKYFQAKPVIEQIKRVSRPGLRVYKRKDELPSVMGGLGVAVVSTSKGLMSDRAARKAGLGGEIICYVA
- the rpmC gene encoding 50S ribosomal protein L29 — its product is MKAQDLREKNAEELNAELLNLLREQFNLRMQAATGQLQQTHTLKAVRRDIARVKTVLTEKAGA
- the rplN gene encoding 50S ribosomal protein L14; this translates as MIQMQSMLDAADNSGARSVMCIKVLGGSHRRYAHIGDIIKVTVKEAIPRGKVKKGDVLKAVVVRTRKGVRRPDGSVIRFDRNACVLLNNNTEQPVGTRIFGPVTRELRNAKFMKIVSLAPEVL
- the rplX gene encoding 50S ribosomal protein L24, with amino-acid sequence MAAKIRRNDEIVVLAGKDKGKKGKVTKVLGTGKVIVEGINLVKKHQKPVPAMGVQGGIVEQEAAIEASNVAIFNAATGKADRVGFRFEDGKKVRFFKSNGETISN
- the rplF gene encoding 50S ribosomal protein L6, which encodes MSRVAKAPVAIPAGVEVKLNGQEITVKGAKGELTRVLNNAVVIAQEESNLTFGPREGVANAWAQAGTARALVNNMVVGVTEGFTKKLVLKGVGYRASMKGNAVALTLGFSHPVEHELPAGIKAECPSQTEITITGCDKQLVGQVTADIRAYREPEPYKGKGVRYADENVRTKEAKKK